A stretch of the Metopolophium dirhodum isolate CAU chromosome 8, ASM1992520v1, whole genome shotgun sequence genome encodes the following:
- the LOC132951071 gene encoding protein ABHD11-like translates to MIKSKSFLYMTCLLKETRRPLSAKLEPIKMSYTSYESAADGERKPPIIIMHGLFGCKSNWNSLSKTLHNMTHRKVITVDARNHGDSPHTLEQSYQLMAEDVKFLMEDLGVEKASLIGHSMGGRTMMYLAVIYPELVESLIPVDISPINSKEVSDIQSVIDVLRGVNLEVNGPISKVRKLADEHMKSLIESPILRQFLLTNLIEVNQKYKWRINLESINVNFKNNIAVFPPIESTYDGPTYFIGGGDSVFLKPTDHEAIKQIFPSVKFDYIPGAGHWLHAEKPHEFLKLVTQFLATV, encoded by the exons ATGATCAAGTCCAAGTCGTTTCTGTACATGACGTGCTTGCTGAAGGAGACTCGGCGGCCTTTGAGCGCCAAACTGGAACCCATCAAAATGTCGTACACCTCATACGAGTCGGCCGCCGACGGTGAACGAAAACCTCCAATCATCATCATGCACGGTCTATTTGGCTGCAAGTCCAACTGGAACAGTCTGTCCAAAACCCTCCACAACATGACCCACAGAAAA GTGATTACTGTTGATGCACGAAACCATGGAGACTCACCACATACTTTAGAGCAATCATATCAGCTTATGGCTGAAGacgttaaatttttaatggaaGACTTAGGTGTGGAAAAGGCTTCATTGATTGGTCACAGCATGGGTGGCAGAACAATGATGTACTTAGCAGTCATCTAT ccaGAACTTGTGGAATCCTTAATACCAGTTGATATATCACCAATAAACAGTAAAGAAGTGAGTGATATCCAAAGTGTTATAGATGTCTTAAGAGGTGTTAATTTAGAAGTTAATGGACCCATATCTAAAGTTCGGAAATTGGCAGATGAACATATGAAAAGTTTGATAGAG AGTCCAATACTTCGACAGTTCCTCCTAACCAATCTTATCGAAGTGAACCAAAAATACAAATGGCGTATAAATTTGGAATCCatcaatgttaattttaaaaataatattgcagtgTTTCCACCTATTGAATCAACATATGATGGTCCAACATATTTCATTGGAGGTGGAGATTCAGTTTTTTTGAAACCGACAGATCATGAGGCCATCAAACAGATATTTCCTTcagttaaatttgattatatacCTGGTGCTGGTCATTGGTTACATGCTGAAAAACCTCATGAGTTTTTGAAATTAGTCACACAATTTTTAGCTACtgtgtag